CGATTTCAGTGCCGGCGGCAACGCCGGCTGGCAGGAGAAAAGCGATGTACAACGCAGTGATCGACGCACCGTTCGGCAAGGTCGGCATCCGCACCGAAGGGGACGCGGTACGCGAGGTGATCTTTCTGCCCGCATCGGTGGAGAACGTCGCACCCGATACGCAGATGGCGAAGCGCGCGGTCGAACAGATCGAGCATTATTTCGAGCACGCATCGGCGACTTTCGATCTGCCGCTCGCACCGGTCGGCACGCCGTTCCAGCGGCGCGTGTGGGACGGCATCAGCCGGATTGCGCCGGGCACCGTGCAGACCTACGGACAGCTGGCGAACGAAGTCGGCAGCGTGCCGCGCGCGGTCGGGCAGGCGTGCGGCTCGAACTACTTTCCGATCGTGATTCCGTGTCACCGTGTGGTGGGATCGAACTGGATCGGCGGTTTCGCGCATCACAACGAAGAAGGTTTCCTGCGCGACGTGAAGCGCTGGCTGCTCGCGCACGAAAGCCTGGAAGCGTTGCCGCTGTGGCAAGCGCAGGCATGAGCCCTATACGAACAAAGCGAACAAAACCAGGCTATCCGCACGACTAATGAGCGACACTGTTTCCACCGCTTCCATCGACGAAGCCGCGTCCGCGTCGCCGCTTTTCATCGCGAGCAGCGCGTCGATCGACGCATTCTGCGACGCGTTGTGGCTCGAACACGGGCTGTCGCGCAACACGCTCGATGCGTACCGGCGCGATCTGAAACTGTTCTCGCAATGGCTCGTCGGACGCGACACGTCGCTCGATACCGCAGTCGAGGACGACCTTCACGCGTATAGCGCTGCGCGGCTGAAGGACAAGCCGACATCGGCGAACAGGCGGCTATCGGTGTT
This portion of the Paraburkholderia flava genome encodes:
- a CDS encoding methylated-DNA--[protein]-cysteine S-methyltransferase → MYNAVIDAPFGKVGIRTEGDAVREVIFLPASVENVAPDTQMAKRAVEQIEHYFEHASATFDLPLAPVGTPFQRRVWDGISRIAPGTVQTYGQLANEVGSVPRAVGQACGSNYFPIVIPCHRVVGSNWIGGFAHHNEEGFLRDVKRWLLAHESLEALPLWQAQA